The DNA sequence CGATCGCCGGAATCAGCACTTGCGGGAGCAACACCCGTTCCCGCAACGTTCGCCAGGGCGTGGCGGCCGACCCCCCGGCGTGCCGCAGTGTCATTGCTCGGACGGTTGCCCGGTGTCGCTCGCCGCGGACTCCCCGCTCCCGTTTTCGTCCGCCGTCGGGTTTTCGCCGGCCGCGGCCTTGCGTGCCTTCTTTTCCTCTTTTTTCTTCTTCTTGGCGAGATCGCGCTGTCGTTTTGCAAAACTGTAGTTCGGTTTGGCCATTCGTCACCTCATTGGATAGATCCGGAAACAGGCCGACAGGATACGGCATTTTCCCGCTTGCCGTATTGCAGTGCCTGGCCGCAGACCGGGCGCGAGGGCCCCGAGCCCTGCCAGGACGGGACCTCATATGAATTCGTACAGGATCACGAAGCCCGAAAAAACCATCAGTGTCAGCGAGGCGAGAAACGCCAGGTCGATGATGGTCGTCCACCTTGGCAAGAGCCCGACATGCACCCGTCGCAGCGCGAAGAAAATCAGGTAGCAGACCAACAGGAAGCCGAGTGCGGAAAACAGCAGCATATCGTCGGCAACGGAGCTGATGGTCGGGGTCTGTCTGAGGTTTACCACGCCCATCAATCCGATGCTGATCCCGGCCATCGTGCCGCTGGTCGGCAGCAGTGACAGCATTGCGCTGCTGGTGTCTGTCGGATTGCGCAGGTTTTTCAGCATGTCTGGTAAATTCCGTCGCCAGGCAGGTCGCGACAGGATGTCCGCTGCGGCTCGCGTGGTGAGACCCTGCGGCGGGTGAAAAGTTGTTCCTCCGGCGCGAATATATCCGCCAGATCCGGGCTCTGCCCGGTCATGGCGCGCTCATGAGTACTGGGGGCTGCGGCAAGGCTTGGCGCAAGATGCCGGGCATCGGATTCAGTCGGGTTCCGCCTTCGAGGGAGTGTCTGCGGTCGGCAGGAAGAGGCCGATCAGGGCGCAGATGGCCATGATGAAGATGACTGTCGACTGTGGTCCAGTCGGGATCGACAGCAACGAGCAGCAGCGGAGCCGCCAGCATGATCAGGAGCCCGGTTCGGACGGTCCCGGGCGCCTCGATGTTCATGACTGCTGCAGAGTCGTCATGCAATGGCGCAGCCATTGCGCGCCGAGTTTCTCCAGCAGAGAATTCTGCTTGAGGCGTTCGTTCAGCACCTTCCAGTCCACGCAGTCGAGCGGCTGGTCCTGATTGAAGCAGGAAAACACATAGCTGGTCTTGCCGGTCAGCGGGTCCCGGTGCGGTTGCAGGCACTGGGCACAGATTTCCTTCATCATGCACTGCATCGGCGAGTTGATCGAGCCGATTGCAAAGTGATGTGGCTTGAGGTGTTCCTTCAGCACCTCGTGACGCGCGCGTCCGACGCCAGCCATCATGCGGTCGGAACCGATCGCGATGATGCGGTCGGCATCCTCGAGGCGAATCGTGCATTCGCCGAGCAGTCCTTCCGCGTAGCTGTCCATGGCCTGCACGATGTTGCCGACGAAACGGCGATCCTGCGGCCGCGTGGGTTCGAAACCCGGTTCCTCGTCGCAACACCACACGATCACGTCGGCGGCGTTCTCGATATCGGCCACCTTGTAGCGGTCCTGCACTTTCTTGTAGCCGGCGAAGTAGAGCACTTTCGAGCCGGCGGCACGGAACGCCGCGCCGATCGAAAACAGCACCGCGTTGCCAAGCCCGCCGCCACAGAGAATCACGGTCTCGCCACCTTCGATATGTGTGGGTGCCCCGGTCGGGCCCATCAGGATCACCGGTTCGCCCGGCTGCAAGGTCGCGCACAGATTGCTCGAGCCACCCATTTCCAGTGCGATCACCGAGACCAGCCCCTGTTCGCGATCGACCCAGGCGCCGGTCATCGCCAGGCCTTCCATCTGCAATCGCGTATCGCATACGACGGGCGCCAGCGATTCGAAATTCTGCAGGCGGTAGAACTGGCCGGGCTGGAACTTGCGCGCCGCGAGCGGTGCGTGCAGCGTGACCTCGACGATGGTCGGTGTGAGCCGCTCGACCCTGTGTACCGAGGCGATCAGTTGCGCGGCGAGTTCCGCGAAGAAGTCGCCGCTCGCGACCGGGCGCTCGACGCCACGTTGCGCGAGCACCCGGCTGACGATCGGGAATCCCTGCTTTGCGGAGGCCATTGCCTTCACGACATTGCCGAAATACGAGGGATGCACATCGCCGAAATAGCTGATGAACCGGCCGTCCTCGTGGCGCGACAGCAGCACCCGCGGCGTCTCCGGCTTGGCCGCGGCATACTCCGGCTCGGCCGTCAGTCCCTGCTCGTCGCAGGCCGCAAAATACTTGCCATCGAGTTCGAAACTCCCCGGAAATTCACGTGCCAGTACCGTGTTGGGCTGCGTTCCCGCGGCTACGAATACCGTACGTGCCGGAAACCAGTGCTCGGTGCCGCTCGCCTTGTTGTTGAGGCGGATGCCGCGCGTGGCGCCGTAGTAATCCACGTCGACCCCTACCGGCGTCATGTCCTCGGCAAACCAGATGCCTTCTTCGAGGGCTTTTTCGACTTCCTCGTGGTTCAGCGTGTAGGAGGGGCTGTCGACGAGTCGGCGGCGATAGGCAATGGTCACGCCACCCCAATGACGCAGCATCTCGACGATGCGCGGTGCGCGACCGGCACTGGCCGCCTGCTTGCGTTCCTGGCGTATGGCACGGGCATGGGCAAGAAATTCTTCGGCGATTTCACGCTCGTAATCGTCCCAGGGCTCGCGGATCGTATCTTCATCGACGTGCTGCGCGAGCGCTTCGTAACGATCAAGGAATTTTTCCACCTGCACCACGTAATAGGCCAGCGACTCGGTGGCGGTGTCGATCGCGGTAAGACCGCCGCCGATCACGACCACCGGCAACCGCAGTTGCATGTTGGCGATCGAATCGGCCTTGGCGGCGCCGGTGAGTTGCAGCGCCATCAGGAAATCCGATGCCGCGCGCACACCCCGTGCCAGTCCGTTGGGGATGTCGAGCACGGTGGGGCCGCCTGCACCCACGCACAATGCGATATGGTCGAAGCCCATGCGCCAGGCATCGTCCGCGGTTATGGTGCCGCCAAAGCGCACACCGCCGAACATGGCGAACTGGCTGCGCCGTTCGACCAGCAGACGCACGAGTTTCAGGAAATTCTTGTCCCAACGCACCGTGATGCCGTACTCGGCAACCCCGCCGAATCCGGCCATCACGCGCTCATCGAGCGGCTCGGCGAGTTCTGCGATATCCCGCACCGGGCGGAAGGGCACGCGTCGGCCGTGTACATCGACGCCGGACAAATCCGCCGCCAGCGGCTCGATTTTCAGGCCGTCGATGCCGACCACCGTGTGGCCGTCGTTCATCAGGTGGTGGGCGAGGGTGAAGCCCGCCGGTCCGAGCCCCACCACCAGCACCTTGCGTCCGCTGTCGGGTCGCGGGTAGGGATGGCGCAGGTTGAGCGGGTTCCAGCGGGTCAGCAATCCGTAGATCTCGAAGCCCCAGGGCAGTTCGAGCACGTCTTTCAGGGTGCGCGTCTCGACCTGCGGGATATCGACCGGCTCCTGCTTCTGGTAGATGCAGGCTTTCATGCAGTCATTGCAGATGCGGTGCCCGGTGGCGGCCACCATCGGGTTGTCGATCACGATCATGGCCAGCGCGGCAATTGCCTCGCCCCGGGTCTTGAGCAGGTGAAACTCCGAGATGCGCTCCTCGAGCGGGCAGCCCGTCAGGCTCACGCCAAACGGGGATTTCCGGTAGACCGGCGCCGCAGGTTCGGCACCGCGCGGTGCTTTTTCATGCAGGCCCTTGGAGCAGGAGTCCTTGCCCTGGTTGTGGCACCAGATGCAGTAATTGGCCTGGTCCAGCGCACCGTTCAGATCGGTGCCGTGATCGGTCAGCTCGAAACCCTCGCGGCGGCGCAGGTGATCGCTGCTGTGGCGCGCAAAGCCAAGCGAATCGTCGGTGCGCAACGGCACCAGCCGCATGTAGTCGAGTTTGCGCGGGGCCTTGAACAGCACGCCGTCACCGTGCTTGCTGCGCCCCGCATCGGTCCCTGCGGCCCACGCCGCGTAGCATGCCGCGAGGGCGAGCTTGTCGGCGTTGGCGGTCGGGTCCTGTTGCCAGGCGAGTACCTGGTTGGCAAAGGCGAGTTCGCTGAAATGCTCGCCGAGCAGTTCGCTGGCCGCGGCTGCGGGATCCAGCGAGGCGATGTCCTCGGCCGTGACCTTGCTGATCGCGATGCGATGCACGAAGGCGCGCTTCACCGTGTAGAGCGGGGCGAGCTCGTGGTGCCGGGCAGACAAGGCGCGTGACTCGGCCTCGATGCCAAACAGGCGGGCGAGGAACTC is a window from the Gammaproteobacteria bacterium genome containing:
- a CDS encoding FAD-dependent oxidoreductase; the protein is MPELRFGLSFEDLYHREGLERLDAAFLDFSAEAHPELRDALLAGRSDPTALSPKDEAELLIALAPQLEEFLARLFGIEAESRALSARHHELAPLYTVKRAFVHRIAISKVTAEDIASLDPAAAASELLGEHFSELAFANQVLAWQQDPTANADKLALAACYAAWAAGTDAGRSKHGDGVLFKAPRKLDYMRLVPLRTDDSLGFARHSSDHLRRREGFELTDHGTDLNGALDQANYCIWCHNQGKDSCSKGLHEKAPRGAEPAAPVYRKSPFGVSLTGCPLEERISEFHLLKTRGEAIAALAMIVIDNPMVAATGHRICNDCMKACIYQKQEPVDIPQVETRTLKDVLELPWGFEIYGLLTRWNPLNLRHPYPRPDSGRKVLVVGLGPAGFTLAHHLMNDGHTVVGIDGLKIEPLAADLSGVDVHGRRVPFRPVRDIAELAEPLDERVMAGFGGVAEYGITVRWDKNFLKLVRLLVERRSQFAMFGGVRFGGTITADDAWRMGFDHIALCVGAGGPTVLDIPNGLARGVRAASDFLMALQLTGAAKADSIANMQLRLPVVVIGGGLTAIDTATESLAYYVVQVEKFLDRYEALAQHVDEDTIREPWDDYEREIAEEFLAHARAIRQERKQAASAGRAPRIVEMLRHWGGVTIAYRRRLVDSPSYTLNHEEVEKALEEGIWFAEDMTPVGVDVDYYGATRGIRLNNKASGTEHWFPARTVFVAAGTQPNTVLAREFPGSFELDGKYFAACDEQGLTAEPEYAAAKPETPRVLLSRHEDGRFISYFGDVHPSYFGNVVKAMASAKQGFPIVSRVLAQRGVERPVASGDFFAELAAQLIASVHRVERLTPTIVEVTLHAPLAARKFQPGQFYRLQNFESLAPVVCDTRLQMEGLAMTGAWVDREQGLVSVIALEMGGSSNLCATLQPGEPVILMGPTGAPTHIEGGETVILCGGGLGNAVLFSIGAAFRAAGSKVLYFAGYKKVQDRYKVADIENAADVIVWCCDEEPGFEPTRPQDRRFVGNIVQAMDSYAEGLLGECTIRLEDADRIIAIGSDRMMAGVGRARHEVLKEHLKPHHFAIGSINSPMQCMMKEICAQCLQPHRDPLTGKTSYVFSCFNQDQPLDCVDWKVLNERLKQNSLLEKLGAQWLRHCMTTLQQS